The Peromyscus eremicus chromosome 11, PerEre_H2_v1, whole genome shotgun sequence genome includes a window with the following:
- the LOC131921605 gene encoding zinc finger protein 58-like, whose product MEEMLSFWDVAIEFSAEERECLEPAQWNLYRDVMLENYSHLVFLGLAVSKPHLVTFLEQRQESSDVKRQAAANVQPGTTPNDYNVYNKAIDCNSMYIPHQRIHTREKPYKCEECGKGLSSHKTLSIHKRLHTGEKSYTCKECHKAFNTRASLFIHQKNHTDEKSYKCEECGKSFYYPSMLKQHQRIHSGEKPYKCEKCGKAFYDPSFLKQHQRIHCGEKPYKCEECGKAFYESSFLQVHQRIHTAEKPYRCEECGKCFCSSSSLRGHQTIHSEDNPYKCEECGKRFSYFAHLKQHQTVHTGEKSYKCEECGKCFSLSSSLRRHQTIHCEDNPYKCEECGRCFYSSLSLRRHQIIHSEDNPYTCLQCGKRFSYSRSLQEHQTVHTGEKLYKCEECNKAFRYHSGLRKHKRVHTGEKLYKCEECDDVFPHLHPLDDIKRKKENSF is encoded by the exons ATGGAG GAAATGCTGTCCTTCTGGGATGTGGCCATTGAGTtctctgcagaagagagggaatgCCTGGAGCCTGCTCAGTGGAATTTGTACAgggatgtgatgttggagaattacaGCCACCTTGTGTTCCTTG GTCTTGCTGTGTCTAAGCCACACCTGGTGACATTTCTGGAGCAAAGACaagaatcttcagatgtgaagaGACAAGCAGCAGCCAACGTGCAGCCCG GAACAACACCCAATGATTATAACGTTTACAACAAGGCCATTGATTGTAACTCAATGTATATTCCACACCAGAGAATTCATACAAgggagaaaccctacaaatgtgaaGAGTGTGGTAAGGGTCTTAGTTCTCATAAAACACTTTCCATACACAAGAGacttcatactggagaaaaatccTACACGTGTAAAGAATGTCATAAGGCCTTCAATACTCGTGCATCACTTTTTATACACCAGAAAAATCATACTGATGAAAAATcttacaagtgtgaagaatgtggtaAATCATTTTACTATCCTTCAATGCTGAAgcaacatcaaagaattcattctggagagaagccctacaagTGTGAAAAATGTGGCAAAGCTTTTTATGATCCTTCATTCCTGAAACAACATCAAAGGATTCAttgtggagagaaaccctacaagtgtgaagaatgtggcaaagCTTTTTATGAATCATCATTCCTTCAGGTACATCAACGAAttcatactgcagagaaaccctacaGGTGTGAAGAGTGTGGCAAGTGTTTTTGTTCATCTTCATCTCTTAGAGGACATCAAACAATCCATTCTGAAGACAATCCCTACAAGTGTGAAGAGTGTGGCAAAAGGTTTTCTTACTTTGCACACCTCAAACAGCATCAGACAgtccacactggagagaaatcATACAAGTGTGAGGAGTGTGGTAAGTGCTTTTCCTTATCTTCATCCCTTAGACGACATCAAACAATTCACTGTGAAGACAATCCTTACAAGTGTGAAGAGTGTGGCAGATGTTTTTACTCATCTTTGTCCCTTAGAAGACATCAAATAATCCATTCTGAAGACAATCCTTATACATGTTTACAATGTGGCAAACGGTTTTCCTATTCTAGAAGTCTTCAAGAACATCAAAcagttcacactggagagaaactataCAAATGTGAAGAATGTAACAAAGCCTTTCGTTACCACTCaggccttaggaaacacaagagagttcatactggagaaaaactatACAAGTGTGAAGAGTGTGATGATGTTTTTCCTCATCTTCATCCCTTAGAcgacataaaaaggaaaaaagaaaattcattctgA